A region from the Sutcliffiella horikoshii genome encodes:
- a CDS encoding cell wall-binding repeat-containing protein produces MNYFKICSLLVFLFFMAPIVSFAEKVLVIDPGHGGKFSGTCGFSGNQTGYCEKHANLDVAIRLKELLKNTDIKVYMTRESNNKDFAATSKEDLIQRMVVANNFVKGNNDESLFLSIHHNAHPTSQVAKGFETYYYDYSAMSESEKQYPPDPIQVGLAAESGKFARLVHNSTLGKIRQVEKGYIDRGIHNHQAFFVIRNAQMPSVLVELGFMTNKDEEKLIKTSQFQQNAAQGLATAVINYFKIYEVYDKDRDKLATFDKKEDALNYAKKQTKFVEVWDKDKQQTIYTSDKFKVYDKLNGLLQEFYTEQDAINFAKNRKDTRVTQDKTGYIVWSNYITPKYEVYSQDKLLGKYLDYDYALNTAKASTSSKIIVIGTNEVAWTNISGVPVSRVVDVERLSGTDRYLTAIETSKKIYPNGFDEAKKERTVILATGKTFADALSAGPLASKYGNAPILLSRNTELNEEVIAEITRLRANKVVIIGGHGAVPEQAEITLRNSGLEVERISGKDRYVTNRAILAELGDISGVFIASGQGFADALAAAPIAAKKGWGILLTEQSSISQHAIPYMSGKEVVIVGGTAAVSTKVEGSITGASKITRLSGVNRYETLAQLLWQFSSDLEGETVLLSTGQNFPDALVSAPLAIHNGAPLVLVGKSRNNNVESFLMAYTNDVKVNKVEIIGGTSAIKDAQISTITTKLK; encoded by the coding sequence GTGAATTATTTTAAGATTTGTAGTTTGCTGGTGTTCCTATTTTTTATGGCACCAATTGTTTCTTTTGCAGAGAAGGTACTAGTTATTGATCCGGGGCATGGTGGGAAATTCTCCGGTACTTGTGGATTCTCAGGTAACCAAACTGGTTATTGTGAGAAACATGCTAATTTAGATGTAGCAATCCGTTTAAAAGAATTACTAAAGAACACAGACATCAAGGTTTATATGACACGTGAATCTAATAATAAAGATTTCGCTGCAACTTCAAAAGAAGACTTGATTCAAAGAATGGTAGTGGCAAATAATTTTGTTAAAGGCAACAATGATGAAAGTTTGTTTCTTTCGATTCACCATAACGCACATCCAACCTCTCAAGTGGCAAAAGGGTTTGAAACTTATTACTATGATTACAGTGCGATGAGTGAGTCGGAAAAGCAATATCCACCAGACCCAATACAGGTAGGACTAGCTGCAGAAAGTGGAAAGTTTGCTAGATTAGTACATAATTCAACTCTTGGTAAAATTAGACAGGTTGAAAAGGGATACATTGACAGAGGTATTCACAACCACCAAGCATTTTTCGTTATCAGAAATGCGCAAATGCCATCTGTACTTGTTGAGCTTGGGTTTATGACGAACAAGGACGAAGAGAAGCTAATCAAAACTTCTCAATTCCAGCAAAATGCTGCTCAAGGATTGGCAACAGCGGTTATTAATTACTTCAAAATCTATGAAGTGTATGATAAAGATCGTGATAAACTAGCAACTTTTGATAAAAAAGAAGATGCGCTGAACTATGCCAAAAAACAAACAAAATTTGTGGAAGTATGGGATAAGGATAAGCAACAAACTATCTACACAAGTGATAAATTCAAAGTTTACGATAAATTGAATGGTTTATTGCAAGAGTTCTATACAGAACAAGATGCTATCAATTTTGCCAAAAACCGAAAAGATACAAGAGTTACTCAAGACAAGACGGGATACATCGTCTGGTCGAATTATATTACGCCTAAATATGAAGTGTACAGTCAGGATAAGCTCTTAGGAAAGTATCTTGATTATGACTATGCCCTAAATACGGCTAAAGCAAGTACTAGTTCTAAGATTATCGTTATTGGTACAAATGAAGTCGCTTGGACAAATATTAGCGGAGTTCCAGTAAGTAGGGTAGTGGATGTAGAGAGACTTTCCGGTACAGATAGATACTTAACTGCTATCGAAACATCTAAAAAAATCTATCCAAATGGTTTTGACGAAGCTAAAAAAGAAAGAACGGTTATTTTAGCAACAGGTAAAACATTTGCAGATGCCCTATCTGCAGGACCACTAGCTTCTAAATATGGAAATGCACCAATATTACTTTCTAGAAACACAGAATTGAACGAAGAAGTAATCGCAGAAATCACTCGCTTACGTGCAAATAAAGTGGTAATCATCGGAGGACATGGTGCGGTTCCTGAACAAGCGGAAATCACTCTTCGTAATAGTGGCTTGGAAGTAGAAAGAATCTCTGGTAAAGACCGATATGTAACGAATAGAGCCATCCTAGCTGAATTGGGAGATATAAGTGGTGTGTTCATAGCTTCTGGTCAAGGGTTTGCAGATGCTCTTGCAGCTGCGCCGATTGCTGCGAAAAAGGGCTGGGGAATCCTACTGACAGAGCAAAGCTCGATTTCGCAGCATGCGATTCCTTATATGTCAGGAAAAGAAGTTGTCATTGTCGGAGGAACTGCAGCGGTGTCAACGAAAGTGGAAGGTTCCATTACGGGTGCAAGTAAAATTACTAGATTATCCGGAGTTAATAGATATGAAACATTGGCACAACTATTATGGCAGTTCTCAAGCGACCTAGAAGGTGAAACGGTCCTTCTGTCAACAGGCCAAAACTTCCCTGATGCTTTAGTTTCAGCGCCTTTAGCCATTCATAATGGTGCTCCACTAGTACTTGTAGGAAAAAGCAGAAACAATAATGTTGAGTCCTTCCTGATGGCTTATACAAATGACGTTAAAGTAAATAAAGTAGAAATTATCGGAGGAACAAGTGCGATCAAGGATGCACAAATTTCTACGATTACTACAAAACTAAAATAA
- a CDS encoding cell wall-binding repeat-containing protein, which translates to MQLRKCFLGFVAFLLVFSNLQFAVGATSVTKTPNGIDLKEVREMLDERQKFEETAEVAKASFSATDKVRVIVELDGEAPIQYATKQNVLYKDLEESTKKSLVDAVENQQATVKSAISSKGVSMEYKHQFTTAFNGFSGEVMFGDIKKIEALNGVANVYLANEYNRPEFEPNMTTSHDYIQSMQVWADAHFKGEGMVVSVIDSGVDPSHKDFVLSDDTEEYLTKDLVDGLVSSEGLKGKFYTEKVPYGYNYYDQNYEIKDVGPAPSEHGMHVAGTVVANGEIMGVAPEAQVLGMKVFSNDPLYPSTWSDIYLAAIDDSIKLGADVLNMSLGSTASFYEADSAEDVAITRAVENGIVSSVSAGNSGHIGYGWDNPLFQNPDIGVVGAPGLNKDTLQVAASGNTAYLYQHSLTIDGTDFEGVGYGIDSWEDLAEVELFLLDGLGHPADYQGVDVTGKVVVMSRGELTFFDKTQNAAAAGAAGIVVYNNNPASLFYEDQGGWAIPFMKLSYGDGQAIVEALKNGNTDGNVEQLNQKESPEMGRMTDFTSWGTTPSLELKPEITAPGGNIYSTLNDDKYGVKSGTSMAAPHVAGGAALVQQYLKTDERFTDLNAEERTRMAKALMMNTADSIEDLYGNDYSPRRQGAGMMQLFAAVDTPAYVVEKNSGEGKVELKAFDSTKVSFTLSATNIADYEVSYKVDTSVLTDSFLEQDNGPTLNALTTGALEGAKVTAPKELTLAAGETKEFTVSIDLANAKVPGYKADGTPTSMDLVENIFVEGFVTLSHEYEADLSVPFLGFYGDWSEPSVLDGFMAFGEDKYYDVGFPADAVFEDGVEDAQFWMTHLNDEEGNAYYGLSPNQDGWNDSINFLNAYLRNAKEVHYNVLDENGKQVRRILSSNYVRKNFFNAGNGSYFSLNADRAWDGTVKGNVVADGKYYYEINALVDGTDKWQSKKIPVVVDTTAPTVEITSFNEETGELEWNATDAGVGIDAIVVYVNGKATVLDAGAKNVTLPTSDINDIDVIAVDKVMNIGFDTYTFGDTTEPVIFMMDPEPFGAYATNEVPVSGYVTDDVRVEKVMVNGNEVATTLVNEEGEDRYKFETTVTYEEDGYYDVLITALDGAGNEFGISRKVFVDTTVPTLTVDVPKFVDMDVEEVTATTLLEDNFNYVSLHVDDNHVFEQPFTSPVKIMEPASVEYDTTLSLEPGNNHFVFTLTDLGGNTVTKEVTVYRNEVAERVDRLRGADRYATAVELSKEGWEQSDVVVIARGDNYADALAGVPLAHKYNAPLLLTKTASLPDATKAEIERLGAKKVYILGGTAAVSKGVEDTFKAHGLEVKRLSGSDRWSTAGAIATEVAPNGANGVVVVNGKNFPDALSVASYAAQNGMPILLTDQKELPKQTNAALIALSPKQAIVVGGTAAVSDNVLKSLPNPKRIGGKDRYETAVNVAKHFDLDANHYYVATGKQFADALAGAALAANHHTGILLVGTSVSGHVEGFLTSEGVDTLTVIGGENAVSASVFEHLAKIVK; encoded by the coding sequence GTGCAACTTCGTAAGTGCTTTCTAGGTTTTGTGGCTTTCTTACTAGTGTTCTCCAACCTGCAGTTTGCTGTTGGTGCTACATCGGTAACGAAAACACCTAATGGGATTGATCTAAAAGAAGTAAGAGAAATGCTTGATGAAAGACAAAAGTTTGAGGAAACTGCAGAAGTAGCGAAAGCTTCATTCTCAGCAACGGATAAAGTCCGTGTAATTGTTGAATTGGATGGAGAAGCGCCAATTCAATATGCAACAAAGCAAAATGTTCTTTATAAAGACCTTGAAGAATCTACTAAAAAATCATTAGTAGATGCAGTCGAAAATCAGCAGGCTACTGTTAAATCTGCTATTTCTTCTAAAGGTGTATCTATGGAGTACAAGCACCAATTTACTACAGCCTTCAATGGTTTCAGTGGTGAAGTGATGTTTGGTGACATTAAGAAAATCGAAGCTTTAAATGGCGTAGCAAACGTATACTTAGCAAATGAGTATAATCGTCCAGAATTTGAACCAAACATGACTACTAGTCATGACTATATTCAATCTATGCAAGTTTGGGCTGATGCTCATTTCAAAGGAGAAGGTATGGTCGTTTCGGTTATTGACTCCGGAGTAGATCCTTCTCACAAAGATTTCGTGTTAAGTGATGACACGGAAGAATACTTAACGAAAGACCTTGTAGATGGTCTAGTAAGCTCTGAAGGTCTTAAAGGGAAATTCTATACTGAAAAAGTACCTTATGGCTATAACTACTATGACCAAAACTACGAAATTAAAGATGTAGGACCTGCTCCATCCGAACACGGGATGCACGTCGCTGGTACCGTAGTTGCAAATGGAGAAATCATGGGTGTAGCACCTGAAGCGCAAGTATTAGGGATGAAAGTATTCTCAAATGATCCTTTATATCCTTCTACTTGGTCAGATATTTATCTTGCTGCAATCGATGATTCTATCAAACTTGGTGCAGATGTCCTAAATATGAGTTTAGGTTCTACTGCTTCCTTCTATGAAGCAGATAGCGCTGAAGATGTAGCAATTACTCGTGCAGTTGAAAACGGAATCGTTTCTTCTGTATCTGCTGGTAACTCCGGTCATATCGGATACGGTTGGGATAATCCATTATTCCAAAATCCTGATATCGGAGTAGTTGGAGCGCCAGGTCTTAACAAAGATACTTTACAAGTGGCTGCTTCAGGTAACACAGCTTATTTATATCAACATTCTTTAACTATTGATGGAACAGACTTTGAAGGGGTTGGATACGGCATTGATAGCTGGGAAGACCTTGCAGAAGTGGAACTGTTTTTATTAGATGGCCTTGGTCATCCTGCTGATTACCAAGGTGTAGACGTTACTGGTAAAGTAGTAGTAATGTCACGTGGAGAATTAACTTTCTTCGACAAAACGCAAAATGCTGCAGCTGCAGGAGCAGCAGGAATTGTCGTTTATAACAATAACCCTGCTTCACTCTTCTATGAAGATCAAGGTGGTTGGGCTATTCCGTTCATGAAGCTTAGCTATGGGGACGGTCAAGCTATCGTAGAAGCTCTTAAAAATGGTAATACTGATGGAAACGTAGAACAATTGAACCAAAAAGAAAGCCCTGAGATGGGTAGAATGACAGACTTTACTTCTTGGGGAACTACTCCAAGTTTAGAATTAAAGCCGGAAATAACAGCTCCTGGTGGAAACATCTACTCTACTTTAAATGATGACAAGTATGGAGTTAAAAGTGGTACTTCCATGGCTGCTCCTCACGTAGCTGGTGGAGCTGCACTAGTTCAACAATACTTGAAAACTGATGAGAGATTTACTGATCTGAACGCTGAAGAGCGTACTAGAATGGCAAAAGCTTTGATGATGAACACTGCTGACAGTATCGAAGATTTGTATGGTAATGACTATTCTCCTCGCCGTCAAGGTGCGGGAATGATGCAACTTTTTGCAGCAGTCGATACTCCTGCATATGTAGTGGAAAAGAATAGCGGTGAAGGGAAAGTAGAATTAAAAGCATTTGATTCCACTAAAGTAAGTTTCACTCTTTCTGCTACTAATATTGCAGATTACGAAGTTTCATACAAAGTTGATACTTCGGTTTTAACAGACTCGTTCTTAGAGCAAGATAATGGTCCAACTCTAAACGCATTAACAACTGGTGCTTTAGAAGGCGCGAAAGTGACAGCTCCTAAAGAGCTTACACTGGCTGCTGGTGAAACGAAAGAATTTACTGTTTCTATTGACTTAGCAAATGCAAAAGTCCCTGGTTATAAAGCGGATGGCACACCTACAAGTATGGATCTAGTCGAAAATATTTTTGTAGAAGGTTTTGTAACACTTTCTCATGAATATGAAGCAGATCTTTCTGTTCCATTCTTAGGCTTCTATGGTGATTGGAGCGAGCCTTCTGTATTAGATGGCTTCATGGCATTTGGTGAAGATAAGTATTATGACGTTGGATTCCCAGCTGATGCAGTTTTTGAAGATGGTGTGGAAGATGCACAGTTCTGGATGACTCACTTAAATGATGAAGAAGGAAATGCTTACTATGGTTTAAGTCCTAACCAAGACGGATGGAACGATAGCATCAATTTCCTAAACGCATACCTGCGTAACGCCAAAGAAGTACATTACAATGTACTTGATGAAAATGGAAAACAAGTTCGTAGAATCTTATCTTCGAACTATGTAAGAAAGAATTTCTTTAACGCTGGAAATGGCTCATACTTCTCATTGAATGCTGATCGTGCTTGGGATGGTACGGTTAAAGGCAATGTAGTTGCTGACGGTAAATACTATTATGAAATCAACGCTCTAGTGGATGGAACAGATAAATGGCAATCTAAAAAGATTCCAGTTGTAGTTGATACTACTGCACCAACAGTGGAAATCACATCTTTCAATGAAGAAACTGGTGAACTTGAATGGAATGCTACTGATGCAGGAGTTGGAATCGACGCAATCGTTGTTTATGTTAATGGTAAAGCGACGGTTCTTGACGCTGGTGCTAAAAATGTAACATTACCTACTTCTGATATTAATGATATTGATGTAATTGCAGTAGACAAAGTAATGAATATCGGTTTCGATACGTACACTTTTGGTGATACTACAGAACCTGTAATATTCATGATGGATCCAGAACCATTTGGAGCATATGCAACAAATGAGGTACCTGTGTCTGGTTATGTTACAGATGATGTCCGTGTAGAAAAGGTAATGGTAAATGGTAATGAAGTAGCTACGACTCTTGTAAATGAAGAGGGAGAAGACCGCTACAAATTCGAAACGACAGTAACATATGAAGAAGACGGATATTACGATGTTCTTATCACTGCTCTTGACGGCGCTGGTAATGAATTCGGAATTTCAAGAAAAGTTTTCGTTGACACAACAGTGCCGACTTTAACTGTAGATGTACCGAAGTTTGTTGATATGGATGTAGAAGAAGTAACAGCTACTACTCTTTTAGAAGACAACTTCAACTATGTTTCTCTTCACGTGGATGATAACCATGTATTCGAACAGCCTTTCACAAGCCCTGTGAAAATCATGGAGCCTGCTAGCGTGGAATATGATACTACCCTAAGTCTAGAACCAGGAAACAACCACTTTGTCTTCACTTTAACAGACCTAGGTGGAAACACAGTAACGAAAGAAGTAACTGTTTACCGAAATGAAGTTGCAGAGCGTGTTGATCGCTTAAGAGGTGCAGATCGTTATGCTACTGCAGTAGAATTAAGTAAAGAAGGTTGGGAACAGTCTGATGTAGTAGTTATTGCACGTGGAGACAACTATGCAGATGCACTTGCTGGTGTACCGTTGGCTCATAAATACAATGCACCACTACTATTAACAAAAACTGCATCTCTACCAGATGCTACAAAAGCTGAGATTGAGAGATTAGGTGCGAAGAAAGTCTACATCCTTGGTGGAACTGCAGCTGTAAGCAAAGGTGTGGAAGATACTTTCAAAGCGCATGGTCTTGAAGTGAAACGCTTATCCGGTTCTGATAGATGGTCTACTGCTGGAGCAATTGCTACAGAAGTTGCACCAAATGGAGCGAATGGAGTAGTTGTTGTTAATGGCAAGAACTTCCCAGATGCTTTATCTGTTGCTTCTTACGCAGCACAAAACGGCATGCCAATTCTATTAACGGATCAAAAAGAATTACCAAAACAAACGAATGCAGCATTAATCGCACTTAGCCCTAAACAAGCTATTGTTGTGGGTGGAACAGCTGCTGTTTCTGACAACGTATTGAAATCCCTACCAAATCCTAAGAGAATTGGTGGAAAAGATCGTTATGAAACTGCTGTAAATGTTGCAAAGCACTTTGATTTAGATGCAAACCATTACTATGTTGCAACAGGCAAGCAGTTTGCTGATGCACTAGCTGGTGCGGCACTTGCTGCAAATCACCATACTGGTATTTTACTAGTTGGAACTAGCGTTTCTGGCCATGTTGAAGGTTTCTTAACTTCTGAGGGAGTAGATACTTTAACTGTTATTGGTGGAGAAAATGCTGTATCTGCTTCAGTGTTTGAGCACTTAGCAAAAATCGTAAAGTAA
- a CDS encoding cell wall-binding repeat-containing protein translates to MYNTSKEQLVALQQAGEFEWESTGYLNFSDIDASIKLYDKKGTLVKESSVYRQGDTEILMTVVQDSGPYYLAVSSSDGNPSLKPYQLRVKTKMIPGEGHKERISGPDRYDTSLAFSNRIPDHSLDVVLLANGKNYPDALAAVVLNQVMNGTTLLVNDSDKVLQSAIDETKRLLKKDGKVIILGGTNAISSNVEKSFEKSFKVDRISGENRTKTSIEIAKKVKKNPDEIIVVSGLDFADALSIATYASNTTTPVLLNTSKITLTKELEEYVKQHKVKKVTVVGGKSAVTEDAVKKLKAAGVKNVSRVSGTNRYMTSVEVAKKFYPESVAVGIASGKMFPDALSGSNFASKNNMPIVLVNGHTMINELTGYLKEAKVEHYYIYGGKNSINANIVK, encoded by the coding sequence ATGTATAACACATCAAAAGAACAACTTGTTGCATTACAGCAAGCCGGGGAGTTCGAATGGGAGTCAACTGGCTACCTTAACTTTTCTGACATTGATGCTAGTATTAAATTGTACGACAAAAAAGGGACTTTGGTAAAAGAATCAAGTGTTTATAGACAAGGTGATACAGAAATTTTAATGACTGTCGTTCAAGATTCAGGACCATATTATCTAGCTGTTTCAAGTTCAGATGGAAACCCTAGTTTAAAGCCTTATCAATTGAGGGTTAAGACGAAAATGATACCAGGAGAAGGGCATAAAGAAAGGATTTCTGGTCCTGACAGATATGATACCTCCTTAGCGTTTTCTAATAGAATTCCAGACCACTCCTTGGATGTCGTTCTTCTTGCGAATGGAAAGAATTATCCAGATGCATTGGCTGCGGTCGTATTGAATCAAGTTATGAACGGAACTACTTTGCTAGTTAACGATAGCGACAAAGTTCTACAAAGTGCAATAGATGAAACGAAGCGCCTTTTGAAGAAAGATGGAAAGGTAATTATCCTTGGAGGAACAAATGCAATTTCTTCCAATGTGGAAAAAAGCTTTGAAAAATCCTTTAAAGTAGATAGAATCTCTGGTGAAAACAGAACAAAAACTTCTATTGAAATAGCAAAAAAAGTGAAGAAAAATCCAGATGAAATTATAGTAGTATCAGGTTTAGACTTTGCTGACGCTTTAAGTATCGCCACATACGCATCAAATACTACGACACCTGTATTGCTTAATACCTCCAAGATTACTTTGACAAAAGAATTGGAGGAATACGTAAAACAACACAAAGTGAAAAAGGTCACTGTAGTAGGTGGAAAGTCTGCGGTTACAGAAGATGCGGTGAAAAAGTTGAAAGCTGCCGGTGTCAAGAATGTTTCTAGAGTGTCAGGTACTAATAGATACATGACTTCAGTTGAAGTAGCCAAAAAGTTCTATCCAGAAAGTGTAGCGGTAGGAATAGCAAGCGGCAAAATGTTCCCGGATGCATTGAGCGGAAGTAACTTTGCATCCAAGAACAATATGCCAATAGTATTAGTAAATGGGCATACGATGATTAATGAACTTACAGGATATTTAAAAGAAGCGAAGGTTGAGCATTATTACATCTATGGCGGAAAAAATTCAATAAATGCAAATATAGTAAAATAG
- a CDS encoding heparan-alpha-glucosaminide N-acetyltransferase domain-containing protein, whose amino-acid sequence MAANNSSVKKRYRSIDITRGIVVLLSVFVSALPGGGDYDYLRHAYWYGLTITDLVFPAFLTVYGIGLAIVYRKGVKWKDLLRRTFLLVLYGLLFNLISSWSLDFATLRYTGVLQLFALTGLGVVILSYLAKGWKSMLAIGLLIASAYLAVLVLGSGGCEGGVPQRDCNPSGVVDAIVFGENHMYAQGEKGFDPEGILSIFSALSNVAFGFAVGLVLNSRKQILRRVFSISIGLISLAFIFNNFIELNKRLWTPSFAMLASGLTLLLLAILFYLIDTRERKQGKLTGIPLWYLEAFGRNSFLIYFGKMLVFLLFGKIVINLYGREGSLASLLFEFLEGSVAYPHIFYSGLFVLFWSIVAVVMHANKKYVRV is encoded by the coding sequence ATGGCAGCCAATAATTCTAGCGTGAAAAAAAGATATAGATCCATAGATATTACAAGGGGGATTGTCGTCCTCCTATCTGTATTTGTCAGTGCGTTGCCTGGAGGAGGGGATTATGATTATCTCCGCCATGCATATTGGTACGGGTTGACGATAACAGACCTTGTATTTCCGGCCTTTTTGACAGTGTACGGAATTGGCTTGGCTATTGTTTACCGGAAAGGCGTGAAATGGAAAGACCTTCTTAGGAGAACTTTTTTACTGGTTCTATATGGACTTCTATTTAACTTAATATCTTCTTGGAGCCTAGATTTTGCTACGTTAAGGTATACCGGTGTTTTGCAATTGTTTGCGCTCACTGGACTTGGGGTTGTTATCCTGTCTTATTTGGCTAAAGGCTGGAAGAGTATGCTGGCCATAGGGTTGCTTATAGCAAGTGCTTATTTAGCAGTTCTTGTGTTAGGTAGCGGAGGTTGTGAAGGTGGTGTGCCTCAGCGAGATTGTAATCCTTCAGGAGTGGTAGATGCGATAGTGTTCGGTGAAAATCACATGTATGCACAAGGAGAGAAAGGATTTGATCCTGAGGGAATTTTGTCTATATTTAGTGCCTTGTCTAATGTTGCTTTTGGTTTTGCGGTGGGGCTGGTGTTAAATAGTAGAAAACAGATTCTTCGACGAGTTTTTAGCATCTCTATAGGGCTCATATCATTAGCATTTATTTTTAATAACTTTATAGAATTAAATAAGCGGTTATGGACACCTTCTTTTGCAATGCTAGCAAGCGGATTAACCTTGCTACTTCTGGCGATCCTTTTTTACCTTATTGATACAAGAGAAAGGAAGCAAGGGAAGCTTACAGGAATCCCTCTTTGGTACTTAGAGGCATTCGGACGAAACAGCTTTTTAATTTATTTTGGGAAGATGCTTGTATTCCTGTTATTCGGAAAGATTGTTATTAATCTGTATGGAAGAGAAGGATCTCTTGCTTCATTATTGTTTGAGTTTTTAGAGGGAAGTGTGGCGTATCCGCATATCTTTTATAGTGGCTTATTTGTATTGTTCTGGTCCATCGTTGCAGTGGTTATGCATGCTAATAAGAAATATGTGAGAGTGTAG
- a CDS encoding PIG-L deacetylase family protein, with translation MKKLILLLTIILAGCSATKNDQLEVFYSPHPDDEVLSLGPAIIHALSASKEVHVVLLSKGKASKAINTVNERLESEGHPLISVDEFGDARAAEFKTAVSALGVKASNVTILDLPDGKLNKDDISEIILQKENLNAKVIHHVMSDKDPHSDHSVTGQALHDLIDAEIVHNGKFYFPVQEHGNFPFDNKIKLINKDQKSRMKDALEAYEKWDPASGSYSIGKISVPDYFISAKNNMESRYHYKP, from the coding sequence ATGAAAAAATTAATACTTCTATTAACAATAATATTAGCAGGCTGCTCTGCCACCAAGAATGATCAGCTTGAAGTATTCTATTCCCCCCATCCAGATGATGAGGTTCTTAGCTTAGGACCGGCTATCATTCATGCCTTATCTGCAAGTAAAGAAGTCCATGTTGTATTATTGTCAAAAGGGAAAGCAAGCAAAGCCATCAATACCGTTAATGAGCGATTAGAATCGGAAGGCCACCCTCTCATCTCAGTCGATGAGTTTGGGGATGCAAGAGCAGCAGAATTTAAGACGGCAGTTAGTGCTCTTGGTGTGAAAGCATCCAACGTGACAATCCTTGATCTGCCAGACGGAAAACTAAACAAAGATGACATATCAGAAATCATTCTCCAAAAAGAAAACCTTAATGCTAAAGTCATACACCACGTTATGAGTGATAAAGACCCTCACTCTGATCATTCTGTGACAGGACAAGCACTCCATGACTTAATAGATGCAGAAATAGTGCATAATGGAAAATTCTATTTTCCTGTCCAAGAACACGGAAATTTCCCTTTTGATAACAAAATAAAACTTATAAACAAAGATCAAAAATCCCGCATGAAAGATGCATTAGAAGCTTATGAAAAATGGGATCCTGCTTCCGGCAGTTATTCCATAGGCAAAATTTCTGTCCCAGATTACTTTATTTCAGCAAAAAACAATATGGAAAGCCGGTACCATTACAAACCATAA